TAATTCAATAAAAGATAGTTGGTACCAAAGCAAACAACCACACAATTGAAGAAGTCATTGATTTCGTATGCCTTGGTAGTAAGATCACAGCTATTGGAGACTGTTATGGACGTCTTATACAGGATAACAAAAACCTGTTCAGTTTTTGCAAACCTACGAAACATTTGGAAGACATCAAACATCAGGACCTTCCAAACAAACATAACTGGAGTCCTCCTATACGGTTCTGAGTCCTGGAATGTGACAAATACCATCACTCACGAACTAGACACCTTCAACAAGATGCCTCCGTAGGATCCTCAAGATACTCTGGCCAAACAGGATCAGCAACGAAGACCTGTACAAGACAACTCAAACAGCTGCCATTTCTGGCCAGATAAAAGAAAACGATGGAAGTGGATCGGCTATGTCCTGAGAAAGGAAACAACTCTCggcttttaaattttgaatttttttttttactcgaGGTTACTTTGCATAATTCAAGAAAGTTCgaactttactttttaaatgattaacGCTAATTCGCTTAATGCACAATCTTTCAGATTAATTTATAAAAGCGTAACAAGTAAGTTTTTACCCAAATTAATAAGACATTTCTATAAACACGTGCAGTTTTATTCAACGATGATACCACTGCTACATGTGAACACATACTAGTATATCctgaattaaaaacaataaaaaagattttattataatatgacAGTCTTTTACTCTCCTTCTTTGCATTTTAGTAGCATAAGAGACGGGATATGTACGCAGTCTGAATACCTTCcacctttttttttctctagaaAACGgcttttttattagaaaaaagaGACACAATATTACCAATGGATTAAAAtctgataaataaaaatctCCCTGACCCCTTCACGCGGAAAAGGaattaaatctctctctctctctctctctctctctctctcctagaGTTTATAGCATGTTTATAACATGAATTTCATTCTACATATATCTTGCTTAATATGAAAATCCCACGGTACGTAAAAATAAACAGAGGAACACTCTACACGTGTATCAAATCAGACATATATTGTGTATATTCGCCAGGCATAAGACATAGGTCATAAACAGAATGCATGGAcaaacattaattttcatttcacaaataaaaaaaatttcggtATGATgcttttgtagaaaaaaaactttttgattACTTTTAACATTTCGTGATTACTAATCTATAATTCTATAAAACAGAATTTTGCACCGTACATTGATTATAAGtcatattttaatgtttcataAATAAGCTAAGCATAATTTGGTTTAGAATGATAAAAGTTATATAATGacgaatttcaattttattattttgaattatttacaCTGAACCAATTTATTTTTCCAGGGATCCCCTGACAATTAGTTAAAGTAATTTTAGAGGGCCTGTGGTAGtattactttgaatttttctgtACATAAATGGCTTTAAGAAAtcaaatatgtatttacagaaaaaaagttCTCAGTTGATTAATTGCTGTACATAGCTATTTTGAAGATAAGAGTTAAGCCTCTTGGCgtgttataaatgaaatttcatgCAACCGTTACTAAAATACTGTTATACAACTTTCtcctttaaatccattcattattttccaaatgaaagctgaatactatgatactacatgtatagtaaataacaacacattgtgtggaattagcaacgacacgctgcggctatttaatatttggcatattaaatgtacacacacataattatggcataaagttggatcacatgatttatctattttaataaaacattctgaaaatttaaactttccgGTGTACGTGTCGTCCTAAACTGGTATTTAATTAACACCTGAGCAATTCTTTATATAGCCTTGCTAATAAACCGGTTCTTAAGAaccagcaggcatgttcacgaaactttcctaagatatgacctaagtgtgttcctaagatatgacttaggaaaaaagttaggaacatcctaagatcaacttaggacacgtcttaagatgtagctcgacggtTACTTATGGACATCttaagttaggatatcctaaccttctacaaccattcttatttttcacaattattCATTCAGATCGAATTCGAGAGACTTGTGTAGGGATAAATTATTAGACATATTGCCAGAGAAAAGTGTACGTCTCGGTAGTTAACACAAAAGGCCTAAAACCAGTAATTTTAATGtatgcattttaataattttacatttacctaaatatatatcagttaacaataacaatttagtttgtttttctttaaatgacccccccccccccaaaaaaaaaaaaaaaaagaataaaatatttatcaagaCAGAATTGGCTTACAAgcagataattatgtaaacaacacGTGTGTATGTCATTTCATAATTAACATTTGAGAATCTTGTCATTCAAGTATATGTAATACGTAAACATGCaattttcatagaatttgaaACGTTACATGAGGAAACACATGTACTCGTACAAACACAACCAATTTCCCTTTAATCTGCAGTATATAGAATACACGAACatgttaaataagaaataagttgtaaTATATCTCGAAAATCTATAAATACAGTTCATTTCAcattacaaattttttaaagattatttttttcagaataaggTGATAAAAATTAGGAGTGATCACGCATGGTATATGTAACccgatgtaaatttactttttatagcaaaggacatttaaataatcgttatcaaaaattattataaacaaaacaatgaatgtaacTCATTTAGTGTacaatgtagataaaaaaataagtgaataacTTTCATTCGTCCAACACAGAGATAGGATagtatttgcgaaaaaaaataatcttaatttGTCAGCTCCAAGGCAGGCATGTAGCAACGGGGAAGTGGTGAGAGTTTGGGGTCCCCCTCcacatcattttgttaaaatgaacatacatgATAGAATAATTGACTATGCCCCcctcccggattaggaatttgatgTTTGTCGAAAATGCTGGAACTGTGGAAAATATTGCCTTAGTTATTCTAGCGGTCTTAAGAAAAGGCTTCACAACATCCCAATATCCCTAAAAACGTGATTTTATAGCTTTAGGATGGTCTTAGGACAAGGTAGGTGATGTCTTAAAGTTAGGACAAAGTTACGGCGGTTCCTAAATTTAAGAGAGATTCGAGAAACAGACTTAAGACTAAGACGTATCCTAAGATGTACTTAGGACGCACCATGGTCCTAAGAcagcttcgtgaacatgcctgctggtgacacaaacaggtattcgaatgaaaaccttatatatccggataattcattattataccaagtagagattgatttctgtctaattcgtccctcaaacgaaagaaatcatatttctATTCAGCAGTGTAAAAAGGCGTAGATATATTCCtttttgtttgtacatgtatctttgttacattatttcaattaaatcagagcttacattgaatattttgtaaagaagaAAGCTAGTTCAATGAAAGGCAAAAGCCCTAGAGCTGTACAAATAATTTAATCAATTGgacaaattaaaattcaaaacaaaataaattcccttctcgcagcaaacatttacatatgaaaaatcGAATTAACAATGAGCATGCCCCTGACGTTTTTGATAGCATGTAAAAATAGTGATATTGATGTGTTAATCATAGGTATACGCACACACCGCTCTCCAAGGGATTAGGATCTTCATGATCTGTgaatctggttttttttttttgcttgtcaagatttttatgattttgccAGAGGTTCCAACGCCTATTTACCGTAACTTAACTGTTAATCTTATAGGTTTTGATTATCCTagttgagggggggggggaggggttccAGATGATCTGACCCACCCTCCCCTCTATAGATCAGCGCAATTAAGCCgcagggatttttttttcatcctaaatttaatacatatttctattaatattaaaagctagtaactgactataaattaaaaatgatgacTACACCAACTTTAATAtattaatgtttgttttagttAATTCTGTAAaggaaaattctttaaaaaaaacaatggggggggggggggggtgtacaaTTCAAGGTCGGGTTCGGGTTACAACTACGAAAAGGTACTTGTCGTCTGGAGGATGCAGATGGGTATTCTTTTAAAGGGTACTTTATACATAGGGTtaacttatatttttatattattatagattattttaaatttcaacagcgtacaatgTTACTTACAAAATGAAAATCCCCTGTGTGTTGCTGTCATTCAGCAAAGGAGTCGGcgattttttcaatttgttgtacattatacaaatattgactggggttgagggcaacattgattatattagcccccgagggacgaaatattgcccgacgcgaagcggagggcaatattttcgtcccaagggggctaatataatcaatgttgcccgaaaacacagtcaacatttgttttgttatatgaagaaacaaaccaaaatttaagaaattaattgaaaacagatcgccgtaattttctcagctcaacaaagaattcacgaattcaattttgtgcaaagttcatttccaaaatatcctcagcatcaaacggtcacttgtgatattccgccgaccgtacGAATTATCAGACAggtgttctacctgattttacttcacagtaattcgcaaatccttatatccgttatgatagcaaaccgttgcATTGCGCgttcgttgtttacttgccttgactgactgtctattatgacgtcaccttgttttggagtcgcgaagaattatttacgtcaccgtttacgaatcaacaaatcagaggcgattatttgaaatagagggaatgttctctagatattattcctagccggtcaatatctaaaaaatattgaccggtcaatatttttcggacgagctgatattacaattattgactattcgtctatatagagttatatagtgagaatatactactgaatataacaaaaataaataagaaacaaGCAAAGTCCTACCGGTGGGCTTCGCGAGTGTAGTATTTTGcctgtttctcatttattttcaactCCGACTCCTGTGCATACATGTACTCAGGCACAGTGCAGTCAGAATAGGTCTTCATGCCTTATAACAAAAACCCCGAATGTTTCTGATAAAGatgaaatttattatataaaatattaaacatgtaaGTCCTTCAAAGATACGATTTTTCTTTGAATCCTGCAAacttattttgaacaaaataataacatttcatGTACTGTATAGTATATTTCATGTTTCTTTGAATCAATACGACATTAGTTTCAGTTTGATGGCatatgcgcggatccagaaagaATTCCTATGGCGATCCAAGTGATAAAGATGTTTTCCGGGAGGAGAGCGGATGGAGAGTGCGAGGCCTATTTTAGGTAACTTTACAAGGAGAATTTAagaagtttgattttttttttggggggggggggggggtaagtttGTCAGGAACATCCCCTTACCCCGGTCCAGTCTCCCACCAGGGGGGTCAGTGGATGAACAGCtagaataaaaatttaatcatttatatatgataaatagatacatgtatataattttgtttaattcacaTCACATTATTTCTCTGATTAaagttttattgattaaaactCATAAAATCCATACTTAGCATCAGAGACATGGCTCTGATAGCATAATCATGTATTAAAAAACCCATTTACTCATTGTCTAAATACATTTTCAGGAAGATGTCTGATCAGATCAGGAAATTAAACACTCAAAGAAAAGAAACCCAACAAGGGCCTGGATATCTTGGATGTGGATTTTCTGAAGCTTTGAACATTCAGCAGAGAAAACAAGGCTGTTAAAAAATCACACACAACTACTCTAAATCTTAAGATTTAAGGTAAGTAATGCTAATTAGCTAAGACAGTTTGTATTCTACTTGGGTTAATATACCTGTATCACTCCTCTTTATAAGTAATGGGCCTCAGTCCCTTTGTGGCCTCGCTCCATTGCTGGTAAAGAATTGAGTGCTACACGTCCATTAACTTTCATCATTAATGCATGTAACAAAAAGTTTGTTCAGATAACCACATGTAAGTTAAACATATAGAGACCATTACCTTGTTTCATGTTAATTACAAAGACTGTTGACATGCTATAGATAAACTGTCATCTTATATGCATCAAATGATGAAGAGAGTTTGTTTCAATATGAATATTGAGTTATTTAACCCTTTCAACGCCAAAGCGACAAAAAAGTCGTCACTTGTCGTTATGCCAAAGCGACGTAAATgtcgtttttttttacttatctaGAATTTATCCGAAAAAGTTATAAACGTGTGGAAAAGTTCCAAATAAACAGATGGTAAATAAAAGGTTtgtgttatattataaattgtATGTATGATATAGCTAAAATTGACGTCATTTTACCCTAAATTGACGTCTATTTCAGAGGCCCATGGTTTAGTGTAGTTGACCCCCAGACATTCCAGCTGCCGGAGCCAGATTTTACAGAAAATGCTGGGCCCGCCAACTTTGGTCCTGGTATGGCAATTCTGGACTTTTTTGTGAAATTCTTGCATGCcgatgatgataatgatataATAGATATTCTAGTAAGAGAAACAAATCGTTATGCGGACCAGAAAATCGCCCAAAAAAGCAGACCTCCAAGAATATTGGGGCCACATTCACGATTTCGAAACTGGGTTCCTGTGACATCTGACGAAATGCTTGCATTTATTGGAATAGTGTTGAGCATGGGGATTGTGAAAAAGCCGACATTTGAGTCGTACTGGGAATCGAACCCCCGTGCGTGGTCTTTTGAAACGCCAAACTTTGGGAAAATTATGTCAAGAAATCGTTTCCAGGCCATCCTGCAGTTTCTGCATTGCAGTGACAATTTAGATGTTCCAGAGCCCGGCGAAGAGGGAACTGATCCCCTACACAAGATATCACCTGTCATCAACATACTCAATGAGACATTTGGTAAAAACTGCAGGTAAATTGTACACTTATAAATGAAATTCAGATCACACAATCAATAAATTGATAACTTATTAGAATATTGAATGTGCCGGTAATGCTAAATTCAGCGTGAAAGCGATAATATTTATGAAAGTTTTCGGTAAGGGTAATTTTATGCGTATATATTACACGCACTTTTatagtaaaaatttcagtttgtTACTATATGTATCTTTTACTTTTATAtgttaatatgtaaatatatttgcaaTTGCACATATCTGTTTATATAAATCACAATAATTGCAGTCAGATATTCTTTAtgaatttcaaagtaaatttgaAACAAAGTTCATAGCAAAGTTCATAGTTATTTTCAAATTCTTGAACAGCTTAAACAagatttaaccccccccccttgcatTTTATGGGTATTTCAAACCTCCCGAGTAGTTCTTTGCGTGTAAAACTGTGTAGGCTTATGAGAAAAGAATCAAGAAACTGGTTATCAAGTTAGCTTAGAATGAATTtggttctttttttatatatcccATTGATCTATTTGAATATTCCCCATTGAGCTATTTAAGTTTATCCTATTGAGCTAAACAAGGTTTAACAAATTCGACCAAACCCTGAACAATTTTAGCAAATGCACAAAAGACATTGGAGTTACAGAAAAAACTCAAATTTAAACTTATTAGGAAGTCAACGTTAGAACAAATACAATGCCGCAAAATTGTCACAGGATTATCTATTTTTGCGTCTAGAGAATCTCTTTATTTCGAAACAGGGTGGGAAACGatagtaaaaagaaaatttccaGGCTGAAAACCATGTATAAAATTGATAGAAACCTTTTATCCAATTGTGTAATGGACATTTTCCTAAATAAACGTGTTAATGCATCCAATTATACTACAAGAAATTCACAAAACTATAGTACACCAAAATGTCGattacaattatattaattCAAAGTGCGAAATTTTTAAAAGAGCGTTGTAACATGGCATTGTTCTTGTCAGATGTAAACTTTTATCGTGCGCTTACAAAAGCAAGTGCACGCAGCAAACTGACCAATGAGGATTTCggcacatatttttttaatactctCGCTAataactaaatttaaaaaaacaacaactcaTAAGCCGTttaaaattgatacatgtatataaattatttagttAGATTCATAAAATTCCAATTATCTCCGAGTTTCTCAAATGTATTTCGCGTATCATGCAGGCATGGGTTTTGTCAAATACAACACACATACTTTAAACTTCAATAAAGACAAGACCTTTGGAAATTAAAACTATGTGTAAACGAGAAAAAAGTATTCCCATtttatggtggcatatttctgccATCCACGTAGTTTTAGTCAACATAACATATCACGTCAAGTCGAGATAACTATCTCGCCAAGTCAAGATAACTTTCTTGTTTCTCAACAAACTCCGACTTCTATTTTGTCTAGTCTACATAAGCTATCATATTTTGTTGTGATAACTATGAGATAATTTATATTGCATCTTGACTAAAATTTGTTGGATTTGCAAATGCTGCCATCCACAAAACgagatgatacatgtataacaattgtATAAACGTATTTTGGAACTCATTATTCAATATTCCCGTACGTTTCTAGAAAGGCATTTGTGCGTagtcaaaatgaaatatacCGAATTGCCCGTCAATTGGTGTCTGGTCAGTTATCTTTTAGTTGATCTTCAGTTGCAAAATTCATATATGAATCGGTAGTTAAcatgattatataaatatgCTGACTATAGAGCTTTATATGCACCTTGAATAAAAGACTAATGACGCAAGGTTGATATTGAATTACATGTTAATTAGATTAACTCATACAATTAAAGAttataatacttttaaaaaacagttttcagaaaattatttttaatatgttttaattagcaaggaaaacaaaacaaaaatattaggATAAAGTAGAAATacaaacaatacatgtagaacCATATACGGAAGgtaaaaacatgtttattttaattcttagcACAACACTTTCAATTTCATGTAGTTTTAAGTATTAAAGACAGTTcaactttataaatataataaaatgacGTACAGTgtttaataatagggaaaatgAATATCagcatatttaatatatattttgaagacagcctgataattttcattaatattcctCGATGCAGAATAAAGGAGTCCTTGGTAATTAGTTCCAATATTCTATTATCAAATATCTATTCATAACTTATCTTGTTTTGTGAATGGCAGTATTTGCAAAGTTCATGAGTTTTATTCAAGACACAAGATAAATTATCGAGATAGCTATCCCAACAAAAAGTCGGTTTCGGTTAAGAAACTAGAAATTTATCACGACTTGATGAGATAATTATTTTGACTTTACGTGGTATACTATGTTGACCAAAAATTATGTGGGTggcagaaatatgccaccataccatttctattttatcaaatgCTTAAACCCAGCGATATGTTGTTAATTCCAACTCATTAAAaaacaagccccccccccccaagaaaacTCTCAGAGCGCTCGCTTAAAAATACTTCCCCGAGCAAAATGTTGCtgcttttataattattttatcatcatttaaattgatgaaaaaaacttCTTGAATACTACACTGCAAACACATGCACTTCGTACACGTGCAATGAATTACAAAGTAATGAAAAAAACCAATGTGTCATGCTTTGGATAATTGTCAGAAATTAATATGTATAGTCAATACTAGTTAAGCCTTGGTcacttttttgttaatatttcctGATTTAATTATTATGTTCTTTCAAGTCTAAATCAAGATGTCTGTGTAGACGAACGCATGGTTGGCTTTAAAGGCAGGCATCAGTTAAAGCAGTATATTTCCAACAAGAAGGCCTACCGATGGGGTATAAAGCTCTGGGTGTTGTCAGACTCTATCACTGGGTACACGCACCACATCAATGTTTACAAAGGAAGAAGGAATGAACGCCGTAGTCCGAATGGACAAGTATGTTGTCCTTTAATGCGCgcttttgttaaacattttggttatatcttaattatttcaatataatgCACAAGTATTTGTAGCTAATTTTAATCCCAGAAATGATATGAAACGCACCCTGCTAATGTTAATAAGGAATTTTCTCTACGGTTATCAGGCAGTGATGGATCTGATGGAACCTCACTTTTACAAGGATCACCATGTCACTTATGACAGCTTTTTCACAAGCCTTGCTCTCGTCTACGACCTTCTGGATAAGGGAACTCACAGTACCGGCACGGTCATAAAAACTCGAAAGGGGATGCCTTCCAGTTTCAAAACCACACCAATTCAGAAGGGAGAGATTCGCGTGAAAACAAGGGGTGGAGTCATGGCAATTCTTTGGGCAGACAGAAGAGTAGTTTCCCCACGGTACGTACATGTTGTATTTAGATTAGATATACCACGCCGTCGTTTGACGATTAAATAAGCCCCCTCCCCTTTCTCTGcaatatctttaatttaatgaaaactATTATCTGCAAAAGATTTGTACAGACAACAAATGGCAAAGGACGAGACATCTCTGTACCAGCAGTTGTTGAAAAATACAACCACACAATGGGAGGAGTCCATCGGGGGGACCAATCAATTCTACAGTTTGAACCCCAGTTCAAAAGTCTAAAAATGTGGAGAAAGCTCCTCTTTCACAGTCTTGTCACAGCAGCGGGTATTGTatgatttcatattttcattaaaaattaaactgttttaGTGTTGATGGTACACGAAGAATCGCAAACATATAGGTTAACTTATTTAAGATTCAGAAATTTGAAGgtaattgtaaaaaccccatcatgattcgaactcatgacttctACAGATGAATAGTTTCACAAAGATTTCCTAAGATTATCGTCAGTGCACTAGCTATAACAATACCCGCTAACCATCTGCGCATGCGACCagataatcttaaaaaaaatgttaaaatcaaaagtatatacaaaagaaattaattgaagaaatatatgtatattttgatagttCTAAAGTTTTCAGTTAAGAATTTAAGTGAACAAGTCCTAATAATTCGTTTTTTCTTGTATTTAGTTCAACTTTAATATGCATgtaattcatttcattataaataaacaGTCGCCATGTCCCTAAGACATCGGTTTACCTGTCTTAAAGTTAAGACATAACTTAGTAATTTCATAAGGTGAGACTGGAGTAGTGAAACGGATAAGTAATGAACTTAGGAAAAAGTTCTTTCCTAATATATAACTTAGTCCTAAGTatgctttgtgaaacgggccacTGACCCATTGCGCTACACTGTTAGCTAATGATTttgatggaaaaaaataattttacttgattttattgtttatttcgataggaagtATGTCACAATATAGAGTTGTCTCTTACAAGCATAAACAtttcataattgtttttcaGTTAACGCATTTATTTGCTACCGCGACACTTTCCTGGTTCAGCAAAAATTGAACCATCTAAAATTCCATCAGCAACTCTGCCAGGAATTGATAGGAGGATACAGGCAGGGTAGCAGAAACAGACAGATGAGATTGGTGCCTGTACAGCACAGAACCTTAGCGAGGCTCACCGAGAGGCATTTCCCGTCCGTCATTCCAGAAGGGAAAAGGAAGAAGTGCGTGGTGTGTGCTGGAAATGACCGTTTCAAGAAAACACGCATCCAGTGGTGGTGTCAAGACTGTGAAGTGGGGCTGTGTGTCGACCGCTGCTTTAGGCTTTACCACACccgatttcattttaaataaatgacaaaaatagcGAAAGAGAAATAAGGGGACTGTGTAAAAGGGGAAAATGaaaagcagagagagagagagagtgagtgagagagagagagagacggagAGAGAGAGGAACAGagaaaacagagagagagagacagagagagagagagacggagagagagagagagagatggagagagagaggaaCAGAGagaacacagagagaga
This is a stretch of genomic DNA from Crassostrea angulata isolate pt1a10 chromosome 4, ASM2561291v2, whole genome shotgun sequence. It encodes these proteins:
- the LOC128182343 gene encoding piggyBac transposable element-derived protein 4-like; amino-acid sequence: MKTIICKRFVQTTNGKGRDISVPAVVEKYNHTMGGVHRGDQSILQFEPQFKSLKMWRKLLFHSLVTAAVNAFICYRDTFLVQQKLNHLKFHQQLCQELIGGYRQGSRNRQMRLVPVQHRTLARLTERHFPSVIPEGKRKKCVVCAGNDRFKKTRIQWWCQDCEVGLCVDRCFRLYHTRFHFK